One genomic window of Medicago truncatula cultivar Jemalong A17 chromosome 1, MtrunA17r5.0-ANR, whole genome shotgun sequence includes the following:
- the LOC25484840 gene encoding MADS-box transcription factor PHERES 2 — protein sequence MRQKVKLAFISNGAARKATYNKRKKGIIKKVSELSTLCGVSACAIISNPFNSQIEVWPDREGAKKVIERYHNSSAKDETKNLNQEGLIMQNIAKARDRLRKLENKKPEKKIDLLMHECMQNKNLVDNLTAEELKDLDEFIEKKLKEEDDKINAIET from the coding sequence ATGAGACAAAAGGTGAAACTTGCATTTATCTCCAATGGTGCGGCAAGGAAGGCAACCTACAACAAACGAAAGAAGGGTATCATAAAGAAGGTGAGTGAACTCTCAACTCTCTGTGGAGTTTCTGCTTGTGCTATTATTTCAAATCCTTTTAATTCTCAAATAGAGGTCTGGCCAGATCGAGAGGGAGCAAAAAAGGTGATTGAGAGGTATCATAATTCATCTGCTAAAGATGAAACCAAGAATTTGAACCAAGAGGGTTTAATCATGCAAAATATTGCTAAAGCTAGAGACCGGCTAAGAAAGTTGGAAAACAAGAAACCTGAGAAAAAGATAGATCTGCTTATGCATGAGTGCatgcaaaacaaaaatttggtGGACAACCTCACTGCTGAAGAATTGAAAGATTTGGATGAGTTTATTGAGAAGAAGCTGAAAGAGGAAGATGATAAGATTAATgcaattgaaacatga